The Natronogracilivirga saccharolytica genome includes a window with the following:
- a CDS encoding FAD-dependent oxidoreductase, whose amino-acid sequence MRNIVYFTLIISLIGFTACESPDRDDTAAEGETVTTDLLVYGGGTSGVTAAIQAARDGIDVVVVEPTPWLGGMLTSSGVSATDGNHNLPSGIWGEFRQMLRDHYGGADEVETGWVSNTLFEPHIGNKFFNEMMDELPNITRYHGYYIDEAMADAGRVHGASFYSKDGDRLIVEARISIDASEYGDLMARAGADYFIGLDPRDRTGEEIAPTHGNDIIQDLTYTAILKDYGPDADMTIPRPPNYQPAIFEGACKELSADPETFDGVDCDRMLEYAKLPNDKYLINWPLEGNDYYLNVLEMEHEERRLLYEEAKNRTRQFIYFVQTEGGYSNLGFADDEYSTEDLFPYSPYHRETRRLDGLTMLTMNELIDPYAVENDLYQTAIGVGDYPLDHHRELNPSPPAELLEEGDREPYEFETHYDAFPPIPSFSIPLGSLIPKDTDGLLVAEKSISVSSIANGSSRLQPAVMTIGQAAGAAAAMAVRQNIEPRDLSVRELQQHLLDNDCWALPFIDTTPEEWFFQPIQRIGLSGVLKGEGVPFEWANQTWIYPDSIMTRQQAAGALGRATEDYAFDHYAWEEDENPATRAEMIQTVWEMLGSPSPQDSDAHGFDDIADETTSIAVAYAVESGWTDNWVIGDTFQPDEAITRKAFAQVVDQAFNPFENLPVSIVPDRYDR is encoded by the coding sequence ATGCGGAACATTGTCTATTTTACTCTGATTATTTCACTCATCGGCTTCACTGCCTGCGAATCACCCGATCGCGATGACACGGCGGCTGAAGGGGAAACCGTAACTACCGACCTGCTTGTCTACGGCGGAGGTACAAGCGGCGTGACTGCTGCCATTCAGGCGGCCCGTGACGGTATTGATGTCGTTGTGGTAGAACCGACCCCCTGGCTGGGCGGCATGCTCACTTCCTCCGGTGTAAGCGCAACCGACGGCAATCACAATCTGCCATCCGGTATCTGGGGAGAGTTCAGGCAGATGCTTCGTGACCATTACGGCGGAGCAGACGAGGTGGAAACCGGCTGGGTTAGCAACACGCTCTTCGAACCCCATATCGGAAACAAGTTCTTTAATGAAATGATGGATGAGCTGCCCAATATCACCCGGTATCATGGATATTATATTGACGAAGCCATGGCCGATGCCGGCAGAGTGCATGGTGCCTCATTTTACAGCAAGGACGGGGACCGGCTGATTGTGGAAGCCCGCATAAGCATTGATGCTTCCGAGTACGGCGACCTGATGGCACGGGCCGGAGCTGATTATTTTATCGGACTGGATCCGCGCGACCGGACCGGGGAGGAAATAGCCCCCACGCACGGCAATGACATCATTCAGGACCTGACCTACACCGCCATCCTGAAAGATTACGGCCCGGATGCCGATATGACCATTCCGCGTCCTCCCAACTATCAGCCCGCTATTTTTGAAGGAGCCTGCAAGGAGCTGAGTGCCGATCCCGAGACTTTTGACGGTGTGGATTGCGACCGGATGCTGGAGTATGCAAAGCTTCCGAATGACAAGTACCTGATCAACTGGCCGCTGGAGGGTAATGACTATTACCTGAATGTGCTGGAAATGGAGCACGAAGAGCGCCGCTTGCTCTATGAAGAGGCGAAAAACCGCACCCGGCAATTCATTTACTTCGTCCAGACCGAAGGCGGGTACAGCAACCTTGGATTTGCCGATGACGAATACAGCACCGAAGATCTGTTTCCGTACAGCCCCTATCACAGGGAAACCCGGCGGCTGGACGGCCTGACCATGCTTACCATGAACGAGCTCATCGATCCTTATGCCGTGGAAAATGACCTCTATCAGACCGCCATCGGTGTCGGCGACTATCCTCTGGACCATCACCGTGAGCTCAATCCTTCACCTCCTGCAGAACTGCTGGAAGAAGGTGACCGCGAGCCTTACGAATTCGAAACGCATTATGATGCTTTTCCGCCCATTCCCTCGTTTTCAATCCCCCTGGGAAGTCTGATACCCAAAGATACGGACGGACTGCTGGTTGCTGAAAAGAGTATTTCCGTGAGCAGTATTGCAAACGGATCCAGCAGGTTGCAGCCGGCCGTGATGACCATCGGTCAGGCTGCCGGTGCCGCCGCGGCAATGGCTGTCCGGCAGAACATAGAGCCCCGCGATCTTTCGGTCCGTGAACTGCAGCAGCACCTTCTTGACAACGATTGCTGGGCCCTGCCATTCATTGATACAACACCTGAGGAATGGTTTTTCCAGCCGATTCAGCGCATCGGTCTCAGCGGCGTGCTCAAAGGAGAAGGCGTTCCCTTCGAATGGGCCAACCAGACCTGGATCTATCCCGACAGCATTATGACACGCCAGCAGGCAGCCGGGGCTCTTGGCCGCGCCACCGAGGATTATGCGTTTGACCACTACGCCTGGGAGGAAGATGAAAACCCGGCAACACGGGCGGAAATGATACAGACCGTCTGGGAGATGCTGGGATCACCGAGTCCGCAGGACTCCGATGCGCATGGTTTTGACGACATCGCCGACGAGACCACCAGCATTGCCGTTGCATATGCTGTTGAGTCCGGCTGGACCGATAACTGGGTTATTGGCGATACATTTCAGCCTGATGAAGCGATTACCCGAAAGGCATTTGCACAAGTCGTGGATCAGGCTTTCAACCCTTTTGAGAATCTGCCGGTATCCATCGTACCGGACCGTTACGACAGATAG
- a CDS encoding acetylxylan esterase yields the protein MKASKDHNLLLPGLFILTFFLLLPLPEANGEDAFRYIDALFDPALDGGEPELILFPADDAPLPVPVWIRAYVLDDDDQPVTRASQLLTVSDTMRYTLPVESGREIVGISVQKEEESESPWFDFRALYLDGSPVIDYNAEEVNTRPDDFYRYWEDARERLSQTDPQPQIEEVPDFESETGRLYRVTLQSWDDVPVVGWFVVPEDAGENGKTYPAIQIMPGWGAEQPPMDRTAEGFVTFSLNPRSHGPSREYFETPVAHHLWNIDQPEEYYYRAAYMDGVRGLDFLSDRREVDAERIAVEGGSQGGAFAIALAGLDNRVAAAVANVPYISNIPDYIRLSTSGSGGEFLEKVRNPENGETAARSLAYIDAANIAYDINVPTQIIVGEQDVVTPPLNGVVARNRIPEHVPAELLREFSAGHEITNFMRESNLRWYREHLK from the coding sequence ATGAAAGCCAGCAAAGACCATAATTTGCTGTTGCCGGGATTGTTCATTTTGACATTTTTTTTGCTTCTGCCGCTGCCGGAGGCAAACGGAGAAGACGCTTTCCGCTATATCGATGCGCTGTTTGACCCGGCACTTGATGGCGGTGAGCCGGAACTGATTTTGTTCCCGGCGGATGATGCCCCTTTGCCGGTACCGGTCTGGATCCGCGCATACGTTCTTGACGATGATGACCAGCCGGTCACCAGGGCCTCTCAGCTGCTGACCGTAAGCGACACGATGCGCTATACATTACCGGTGGAGTCCGGCCGTGAAATTGTCGGTATTTCCGTCCAGAAGGAGGAAGAGTCAGAATCGCCCTGGTTTGATTTTCGCGCTCTGTATCTGGACGGCAGTCCGGTCATTGATTACAATGCCGAAGAGGTGAACACCAGGCCGGACGATTTTTACAGGTACTGGGAGGATGCCCGTGAGCGGCTCAGTCAGACAGACCCTCAGCCGCAAATAGAAGAAGTCCCCGATTTCGAATCGGAAACCGGACGCCTTTACCGGGTTACACTGCAATCCTGGGACGATGTGCCGGTCGTAGGATGGTTTGTCGTTCCGGAAGATGCAGGTGAAAACGGCAAGACCTATCCTGCCATTCAGATCATGCCGGGATGGGGAGCCGAGCAGCCGCCTATGGACCGTACGGCAGAAGGCTTTGTGACCTTTTCGCTTAACCCCCGCAGCCACGGACCAAGCAGGGAGTATTTCGAAACTCCGGTAGCACATCATCTCTGGAATATCGATCAGCCCGAAGAGTACTACTACAGGGCGGCATATATGGACGGTGTGCGCGGACTGGATTTTCTGAGCGACCGTCGTGAGGTTGACGCCGAACGTATAGCCGTGGAAGGAGGCAGCCAGGGCGGTGCATTTGCCATTGCTCTCGCCGGACTGGACAACCGGGTTGCCGCAGCTGTCGCCAATGTCCCGTATATATCCAATATCCCTGATTATATCCGGTTGTCGACCAGCGGATCCGGCGGAGAGTTTCTGGAAAAGGTCAGGAACCCCGAAAACGGAGAAACAGCAGCCCGGTCACTGGCATACATTGATGCCGCCAATATCGCATATGATATCAATGTGCCGACTCAGATTATCGTCGGTGAACAGGATGTGGTTACACCCCCGCTGAATGGCGTTGTTGCCAGAAACCGTATTCCGGAACACGTGCCTGCCGAACTGCTGCGGGAATTTTCTGCCGGACATGAAATCACAAATTTTATGAGAGAATCCAACCTGCGCTGGTACAGGGAGCATCTTAAATAA
- a CDS encoding Sec-independent protein translocase subunit TatA/TatB: MGFLGGFEWLIIIVILIFLFGARKIPDMVRGIGRGIFEFRKAVDEGKNDKNEEKESHQDAGRNQKD; the protein is encoded by the coding sequence ATGGGTTTTTTAGGTGGATTTGAATGGCTGATAATTATCGTAATACTCATATTTCTTTTCGGCGCCAGAAAAATACCGGACATGGTCCGCGGTATCGGCCGCGGGATTTTCGAGTTTCGAAAGGCTGTAGATGAAGGAAAGAATGATAAAAACGAGGAAAAGGAGAGTCACCAGGATGCCGGGCGTAATCAGAAGGATTAG
- a CDS encoding tRNA-queuosine alpha-mannosyltransferase domain-containing protein, with protein MDDGQRTNFPNKPADSKPAVWLLSAYRADSHGCWADWLTTHHDNVRWHLLELPGQHFRWRIRSNPLSWIDQLPDSRPDLILATSMVDLACLKGINPGLSDVPAWCYFHENQFAYPKNERQTPSLDHKMVQIYSGLAADRLFFNSEFNRTTYLKGIRGLLKKKSEVDADKICRKLKPKCSVLPIPVAPVSPAPEKDPALILWNHRWEYDKAPQVFLKAVRLLAKKGVSFRLALLGDRSSKPHPALLELRASYPDYIIADEKADSETYRQILSRASIAVSSAIHEFQGLAMLEAASAEVRPLVPDHLCYPEMYPVQYRYPPGDHKALAYKMEKWLTGNMPDPLDVSSWTGPDLRKRWSQLFRL; from the coding sequence GTGGATGATGGACAGCGCACAAATTTCCCGAACAAACCGGCAGACAGCAAGCCTGCAGTCTGGCTGTTGTCTGCCTATCGTGCTGACAGTCATGGCTGCTGGGCCGATTGGCTAACGACACATCATGACAATGTCCGGTGGCACCTGCTGGAACTGCCGGGGCAGCACTTCCGGTGGCGCATCCGGAGTAATCCGCTGTCCTGGATTGACCAACTTCCGGATTCCAGACCTGATCTGATCCTGGCCACATCCATGGTTGATCTTGCATGCCTGAAAGGGATAAATCCAGGACTGTCGGATGTTCCTGCCTGGTGCTATTTTCATGAAAATCAATTTGCCTATCCCAAAAACGAACGTCAGACACCGTCCCTGGATCATAAAATGGTGCAGATCTATTCAGGCTTGGCTGCTGATCGTCTGTTTTTTAACTCGGAGTTCAACCGCACAACATATCTGAAAGGAATTCGCGGGCTTTTGAAGAAAAAGTCCGAGGTCGATGCCGACAAAATTTGCCGTAAACTGAAGCCGAAGTGCAGTGTGCTGCCGATTCCGGTCGCCCCTGTTTCACCGGCACCCGAAAAAGATCCCGCACTGATTCTCTGGAACCATCGCTGGGAATATGACAAAGCCCCCCAGGTGTTTTTAAAAGCCGTCCGCCTGCTTGCAAAAAAAGGAGTGTCTTTTCGTCTGGCGCTGCTTGGTGACCGTTCTTCGAAGCCGCATCCGGCCCTGCTCGAGCTTCGCGCATCCTACCCGGATTACATTATCGCAGATGAGAAAGCTGATTCGGAGACCTACCGCCAGATTTTGAGCCGGGCTTCAATAGCTGTGAGTTCAGCCATACATGAATTCCAGGGACTTGCCATGCTGGAAGCGGCCAGTGCGGAAGTCCGCCCTCTGGTTCCCGACCATTTGTGTTATCCTGAAATGTACCCGGTGCAGTACCGTTATCCGCCGGGAGATCATAAGGCATTGGCGTACAAAATGGAAAAATGGCTGACCGGCAATATGCCCGACCCTTTGGATGTTTCATCATGGACGGGACCGGATCTGCGAAAGCGCTGGAGTCAGCTGTTCCGGTTATGA
- a CDS encoding sodium:solute symporter family protein, producing the protein MYLHTVDIVIIIVYFAGILGLGFYLSKLASKNLDAYFLGGNKIPWYYLGLSNASGMFDISGTMWTVSILFIYGLKSAWLPWLWPVWNQVFLMIFLAIWLRRSNVMTGAEWIKTRFGDGQGAQLSHIIVVVFAVITVIGFIAYGFEGIGKFSSIFFAYDLSFTFLGMDFTSEEGYGLIFMGLTTLYVIKGGIYSVVGTEVLQFFIMTFSCIVIGIIAMMTVSPEQVYAFVPEGWDEFFFGWRLDMDWSGIMNSVNYRIEQDGFELFGYALILMILKGIMVSIAGPVPSYDMQRVLATGTPKEAAKMSGLVILVLFFPRYFMIAGLTVLAIIFFSPELSAMGHDLDFEMILPYAINNFIPVGFMGIMLAGLIAAFMSTFAAFVNAAPAYLVNDIYKKYINPNASDRTYVRLSYAASLTVVIVGILFGFVVETIHELTVWIVGGLYGGYIAANLLKWIWWRLNGYGYFWGMLAGIVAALTTPTLFPNLTALFAFPIVFGFSLGGTIIGTLLTPPTESAVLKRFYTDVRPWGWWKPVQEACMAENPAIKPNTDFKRDMFNCAVGVAWQMAMVVMPIYLVLGEYGKMGVSIAVFAATSVILKFNWLDKIEDYPEGTQLKEDEIRGRMKTED; encoded by the coding sequence TTGTATCTCCATACCGTTGACATCGTCATCATCATTGTCTACTTCGCAGGCATTTTAGGTCTGGGCTTCTATCTCTCGAAACTGGCATCCAAAAACCTGGATGCCTACTTTTTGGGAGGCAATAAAATACCATGGTACTACCTCGGCCTGTCCAACGCATCCGGGATGTTTGACATTTCCGGAACCATGTGGACCGTCTCCATACTGTTCATTTACGGTCTCAAAAGTGCCTGGCTGCCCTGGCTCTGGCCTGTATGGAACCAGGTCTTTCTGATGATTTTTCTTGCCATCTGGCTTCGCAGGTCCAATGTGATGACCGGTGCCGAATGGATCAAAACCCGGTTCGGGGACGGGCAGGGCGCGCAGCTCTCCCATATCATCGTGGTCGTTTTTGCCGTCATCACCGTTATTGGATTCATCGCCTACGGATTTGAAGGCATCGGTAAATTCAGCAGCATATTTTTTGCCTACGACCTGTCGTTTACCTTCCTGGGAATGGACTTTACCTCGGAAGAGGGATACGGCCTCATTTTTATGGGTCTGACAACGCTTTATGTCATCAAGGGCGGTATTTACAGTGTGGTCGGAACCGAAGTGCTCCAGTTTTTTATCATGACCTTCTCCTGCATCGTCATCGGGATCATCGCCATGATGACCGTGAGCCCTGAGCAGGTGTATGCCTTTGTCCCGGAAGGCTGGGATGAATTCTTCTTTGGCTGGCGGCTCGACATGGACTGGTCGGGAATAATGAACTCGGTCAATTACCGCATCGAGCAGGATGGATTTGAACTCTTTGGGTATGCACTCATCCTCATGATCCTCAAGGGCATTATGGTCAGCATTGCCGGACCCGTTCCCAGTTACGACATGCAGCGTGTTCTCGCTACGGGAACGCCCAAAGAGGCAGCAAAAATGAGCGGACTGGTCATCCTTGTACTCTTCTTTCCCCGCTATTTCATGATCGCCGGTCTCACCGTTCTGGCTATCATATTCTTCAGTCCCGAACTCAGCGCCATGGGACATGATCTCGATTTTGAGATGATCCTTCCCTATGCGATCAACAACTTTATTCCGGTCGGATTCATGGGAATCATGCTGGCCGGACTCATAGCAGCGTTCATGTCTACCTTTGCGGCATTCGTCAATGCCGCTCCCGCATATCTGGTCAATGACATCTACAAAAAATACATCAATCCAAATGCCTCCGACCGGACATATGTCAGGCTAAGCTATGCCGCATCGCTTACGGTTGTCATCGTAGGTATACTTTTCGGATTTGTGGTGGAGACCATTCATGAACTGACCGTCTGGATTGTCGGCGGCCTCTACGGCGGGTACATTGCTGCCAATCTGCTCAAATGGATATGGTGGCGGCTGAACGGATACGGCTACTTCTGGGGGATGCTGGCCGGTATTGTAGCTGCTCTGACAACACCCACCCTTTTTCCCAACCTGACCGCCCTGTTTGCTTTCCCAATCGTTTTCGGATTTTCACTCGGAGGCACCATCATAGGTACACTGCTTACTCCCCCGACCGAGTCAGCCGTGCTCAAGCGATTCTATACGGATGTGCGCCCGTGGGGATGGTGGAAACCCGTTCAGGAGGCGTGCATGGCAGAAAACCCGGCCATCAAGCCGAATACGGACTTCAAACGCGACATGTTCAACTGTGCCGTCGGTGTGGCCTGGCAAATGGCCATGGTGGTCATGCCGATATACCTGGTACTCGGTGAATATGGAAAAATGGGTGTGAGTATCGCCGTTTTTGCAGCCACTTCCGTAATTCTCAAATTCAACTGGCTCGATAAAATTGAAGACTACCCCGAAGGCACCCAGCTCAAAGAAGATGAAATACGCGGGCGGATGAAAACGGAGGATTGA
- a CDS encoding SusC/RagA family TonB-linked outer membrane protein has translation MKKRTYSAGLILCLILAWTSVAEAQTRTITGTVYDAEDESRLPGVNIVVEGTTIGTTSDTDGNYELEVPEDAGRLVFSFIGFETRNVRIADRTTINVRLSPVVFEGDDVVVTAMGMTRQEKSIGYTVQQIDSEDFLRTHDMNPMTSLQGRVANVDITGLGTGADGSARIIIRGHRSLRPGDANQPLIIVDGMPIDNSGGMSAGQWGGFDYGTGLNQINPNDIESINILQGPNAAALYGSRAANGAVIITTKSGRGVDGIGVEYTSNVTFERPAITPDFQNEFGRGSGGTFNDYNADEDFYIIDNTEENSWGPRMSDNIMVRNWTGEVRPYSAQSDHVQDFFRTGVTSNQTITMTGGGTDHGYRLSYTNMTNQGIYPDSEVIRNSISLRAHKQFSDRLRAEGRFSYVNQDGFNRPPQARDPDNPVKALVRMPRSERLEDLENFRTADGLARTWDGAWLRDEGQRSTRNMNPYWAYNLNINDDERDRAYGFAQFDYNVTDWMSVMVRGGLDFFEETRQHRRATNTPYEDQPSFTIRTRTVEEFNVTGIVTVDRALADDWTLEMNVGGNYRNLDVQEVGHRGIGLNIPEFYSVSNAETVANIFGISRQRENSVFGSAQIGFRNYAFLEATNRVDWVSTLPVDNLPFIYPSLSATLVWSEAFGLESETFTFGRLRLSAAEVGAGGPAYLTNFVYTVNPGHFGQPFAQGPGTLPAIDLKPEIARSYEIGLDLRFFEGRLSMDMSAYTETTRNQILSVAVTKASGHNAATVNAGEIQNRGFEAVVSGIPLDSRTGWRWDSRITFGVNRNEIRELHEDVTNYFLGSIDGAIVRASVGDPFGDIVGTRYKRNEDGRRIIDNNGIPVVDDGDHVLGNFNPDWTGGFSNNLRYRNFGLSTLIDISYGGEVYSLTNALMAQRGNSKITLEGRSEWYAYQAELDGNPDAEPRGFVADGVIETTDADGNTVWVENDIAVNPQTYWSNVGGYSPVTEEFIYDATYVRFRELAVSYFMPPHIVERLPIVALEVSAIARNLFYIYKDTPGFSPAQGSFNIGNAQGIEAFGFPETRSVGFNINVRI, from the coding sequence ATGAAAAAACGCACGTACTCAGCCGGTTTAATCCTCTGTCTTATTCTGGCCTGGACATCAGTTGCTGAAGCACAAACCCGTACTATTACCGGTACCGTTTATGACGCTGAAGATGAATCGCGGCTGCCGGGTGTCAACATCGTTGTGGAGGGAACGACAATTGGCACCACAAGTGATACAGACGGAAATTACGAACTTGAAGTACCGGAAGACGCCGGGCGGCTTGTCTTTTCATTCATCGGCTTCGAGACAAGAAATGTCAGAATCGCTGACCGAACCACCATCAACGTGCGGCTCAGTCCGGTGGTGTTTGAAGGTGATGATGTGGTGGTCACGGCAATGGGCATGACACGCCAGGAGAAATCTATCGGATATACCGTTCAGCAGATCGATTCCGAAGATTTTCTCCGAACACATGACATGAACCCCATGACATCACTTCAGGGCCGGGTTGCCAATGTTGACATTACCGGACTCGGCACCGGAGCTGACGGATCCGCAAGGATTATCATCCGGGGACACCGGTCATTGCGGCCGGGCGATGCCAACCAGCCGCTGATCATCGTTGACGGTATGCCTATCGACAACTCAGGCGGAATGAGTGCCGGACAATGGGGCGGGTTTGATTACGGCACCGGACTGAACCAGATCAACCCCAATGATATAGAATCCATCAACATTCTTCAGGGTCCCAATGCCGCGGCACTATACGGATCCAGGGCGGCCAACGGCGCGGTAATCATTACTACCAAAAGCGGCCGAGGCGTTGACGGCATCGGGGTTGAATACACATCCAACGTGACCTTTGAAAGACCTGCAATCACTCCGGATTTTCAAAACGAGTTCGGCCGCGGCTCCGGCGGCACATTCAATGACTACAATGCCGACGAGGACTTCTATATCATCGACAACACCGAAGAGAACAGCTGGGGTCCCCGGATGTCTGACAATATCATGGTCCGTAACTGGACGGGGGAAGTCCGCCCGTACTCGGCACAGTCAGATCACGTGCAGGATTTTTTCCGCACAGGAGTTACCAGCAACCAGACCATTACCATGACCGGCGGAGGGACCGATCACGGATACCGGTTATCCTATACCAATATGACCAATCAGGGGATCTATCCCGACAGTGAAGTCATCAGAAACAGCATCTCTCTCCGGGCCCACAAGCAATTTTCCGACAGGCTGCGTGCCGAAGGCCGGTTCAGCTATGTCAACCAGGACGGGTTCAACCGCCCGCCGCAGGCTCGCGACCCTGACAACCCGGTCAAGGCGCTTGTCCGGATGCCGCGCAGTGAGCGTCTGGAAGATCTTGAGAACTTCAGGACAGCCGATGGCCTTGCAAGAACATGGGATGGCGCCTGGCTCCGTGATGAGGGGCAGCGCTCGACAAGAAACATGAACCCATACTGGGCCTATAATCTGAATATCAATGATGATGAGCGGGACCGTGCATACGGTTTTGCCCAGTTTGACTACAATGTTACCGACTGGATGAGTGTGATGGTGCGCGGCGGGCTTGACTTTTTTGAGGAAACGCGGCAGCACCGGAGAGCAACGAACACACCTTACGAAGACCAGCCCTCTTTCACCATTCGTACGCGTACGGTTGAGGAGTTTAATGTCACCGGTATTGTCACAGTAGACCGTGCACTTGCAGACGACTGGACTCTGGAAATGAACGTTGGGGGGAACTACAGGAACCTTGATGTTCAGGAAGTCGGTCATCGCGGAATCGGACTGAATATTCCGGAGTTTTACAGTGTCAGCAATGCCGAGACCGTTGCCAACATCTTCGGCATCAGCCGGCAGAGGGAAAATTCGGTTTTCGGGTCAGCACAAATCGGATTTCGCAATTATGCATTTCTGGAGGCAACGAATCGGGTAGACTGGGTATCCACCCTTCCGGTTGACAACCTGCCTTTTATTTACCCTTCCTTGTCGGCTACCCTTGTCTGGAGTGAGGCTTTCGGGCTGGAGTCGGAAACCTTCACATTTGGCCGGCTGCGGCTTTCCGCGGCAGAGGTTGGCGCCGGCGGTCCGGCTTATCTCACCAACTTTGTTTATACGGTGAATCCCGGACATTTTGGTCAGCCGTTTGCACAGGGGCCGGGAACACTTCCCGCCATTGATTTAAAGCCGGAGATTGCCCGGTCGTATGAAATCGGACTCGATCTCAGGTTTTTCGAAGGCCGCCTTTCCATGGATATGAGTGCCTATACCGAGACAACCCGCAATCAGATTCTGAGTGTTGCGGTGACAAAAGCATCCGGACACAATGCCGCGACAGTAAATGCCGGTGAAATCCAGAATCGTGGATTTGAAGCCGTTGTCAGCGGTATCCCTTTAGACTCCCGCACCGGCTGGCGCTGGGATTCCAGAATCACCTTTGGTGTAAACCGCAACGAGATCCGGGAATTGCATGAGGATGTGACCAATTACTTTCTGGGCAGCATTGACGGAGCCATTGTCCGGGCTTCTGTCGGTGATCCATTTGGTGATATTGTCGGTACCCGATACAAACGAAATGAAGACGGGCGCCGGATTATTGACAACAACGGGATTCCGGTAGTTGATGACGGTGATCATGTCCTTGGCAATTTCAATCCGGACTGGACCGGCGGGTTCAGCAACAATTTGCGCTACCGAAATTTCGGTCTCAGCACCCTGATCGACATTTCTTATGGCGGGGAGGTTTATTCACTGACCAATGCCCTGATGGCACAACGCGGAAACTCGAAAATCACGCTTGAAGGCCGGAGCGAGTGGTATGCGTATCAGGCCGAGCTTGACGGCAATCCTGATGCCGAACCACGGGGTTTCGTTGCTGACGGAGTCATTGAAACTACTGATGCCGACGGCAACACCGTATGGGTTGAAAACGACATTGCTGTAAACCCACAGACCTACTGGAGTAACGTCGGAGGCTATTCGCCGGTTACCGAAGAGTTCATATATGATGCCACTTATGTCCGGTTCCGGGAGCTTGCTGTTTCCTATTTCATGCCACCGCATATTGTTGAGCGGCTGCCCATTGTTGCTCTGGAAGTTTCTGCCATCGCACGGAACCTGTTCTACATTTACAAAGACACACCCGGTTTCAGTCCTGCCCAGGGAAGCTTCAATATCGGAAACGCTCAGGGAATCGAGGCTTTCGGATTTCCGGAAACCCGCAGCGTCGGCTTTAATATTAATGTCCGTATTTAA